The following proteins come from a genomic window of bacterium:
- a CDS encoding DNA internalization-related competence protein ComEC/Rec2, with the protein MNKPAFKTFILFALGILLAHSVKLPFFPVLLTVTGLAILSIILINRKKPAGKLLNIIIFFSIILSGSAAFIIKSTCIPASDIAFKNNPNTRVTLKAWLKRDPVYKSGRKELYAEAEAVTAGDTTYTCTGTVLISYYRHITSRIKYGDEFLVDIRLVLPDSGRNPGGFDYRAFLAAKKIYTLGKSGNNLHLTGINRGSWLNLKIIYPSRRFVKRSLKKHIEKPALPLVLALLTGDRGMLSEDVTKHFANAGALHILAVSGLHVGFVLLFLEILLGLMRIPVRIRIPAEIAGLLFFTMITETRASIVRAFVMATLFLTGRLFKRRADAVNIIGISGIILLAVNPGWLFDVGFLLSFSAVFSIVYFYPRFKKFLVYKHIFPKKKYLANLADVIIVSICAQIGTLPISLTSFNNLPLLAPLVNIIAIPVAGIIVSLGLLTILFSLISSFIADIYGICTSFVIYFLNWFTSAVSGLKFSAAAVPSPGTGLIIIYINIILSIFSTDKRIRKILIFTSLIISSIFIWDKALFGSFSDITYIQFDVGQGDSALIIFPGGKTMLIDGGNKTPFFDSGKRIIAPFLLKNGFRKIDAVISTNPDKHYRGGLIYILKHFSIGRIFYTGADYNSPLNHEFNMILKNKNIPGTIITAPDSIVSFPGTKIYFLSPYSLLKKGTAQNINNTSLITEICFGFKRFLFMSDAESPAEKVLIDKSLIFKSDILKVGRHGSKNSCSANFLKRISPEIAVISAGRKNKYRHPSTQCISRLKSNAISIIRTDLNGAVIIKTDGKRISVQ; encoded by the coding sequence ATGAACAAGCCTGCTTTTAAAACCTTTATTCTATTTGCCCTTGGAATACTATTAGCCCACTCGGTAAAGCTCCCTTTCTTTCCTGTTCTTTTAACAGTAACAGGACTTGCTATTTTATCAATAATTTTAATAAACAGAAAGAAACCGGCCGGCAAGCTGCTCAATATCATTATATTTTTTTCTATAATACTATCCGGTTCTGCTGCATTTATTATTAAAAGTACCTGCATCCCTGCATCAGATATAGCCTTTAAAAACAATCCCAATACAAGAGTAACTCTTAAAGCGTGGCTGAAAAGGGATCCGGTATATAAATCAGGGCGCAAAGAACTGTATGCAGAAGCAGAAGCAGTGACTGCGGGAGACACAACTTACACTTGTACGGGAACAGTACTGATATCATATTACAGGCATATTACATCAAGAATAAAATACGGCGATGAGTTTCTTGTTGATATCCGGCTTGTACTTCCTGATTCAGGAAGAAATCCCGGAGGATTCGATTACAGGGCATTTCTTGCGGCAAAAAAGATATACACCCTTGGAAAAAGCGGTAATAATCTGCATCTCACAGGAATAAACAGAGGCTCATGGCTGAATTTAAAAATCATATACCCTTCAAGAAGATTTGTAAAACGATCCCTTAAAAAACATATTGAAAAACCTGCTCTGCCCCTTGTACTTGCTCTTCTCACAGGAGACAGGGGTATGCTTTCAGAAGATGTAACAAAACATTTTGCCAATGCCGGAGCCCTGCACATTCTTGCTGTAAGCGGGCTCCATGTAGGGTTTGTACTGCTTTTCCTGGAAATTCTCCTCGGCCTGATGCGTATTCCTGTCAGAATTCGCATACCGGCTGAAATTGCAGGACTGCTGTTTTTCACAATGATCACAGAAACAAGGGCGTCAATTGTCAGAGCATTTGTCATGGCAACACTCTTTCTTACAGGGCGTTTATTTAAAAGGAGAGCAGATGCCGTTAATATTATCGGTATTTCAGGAATTATTCTTCTTGCAGTAAATCCCGGGTGGCTTTTTGATGTGGGATTTTTACTCTCATTCTCTGCAGTCTTTTCCATTGTATATTTCTATCCCAGGTTTAAAAAATTTCTTGTTTATAAACATATTTTCCCGAAAAAGAAATACCTTGCGAATCTTGCTGACGTTATAATCGTATCTATCTGTGCTCAAATAGGCACTCTTCCGATTTCATTAACATCATTTAACAACCTTCCACTGCTCGCCCCTCTTGTTAATATAATCGCAATTCCCGTTGCAGGAATCATCGTGAGCCTTGGGCTCCTGACTATTCTATTCTCTCTTATAAGCTCTTTTATTGCCGATATTTACGGTATCTGCACCAGCTTTGTAATCTACTTCCTGAACTGGTTTACTTCTGCAGTGTCCGGCCTGAAATTTTCTGCTGCTGCAGTCCCTTCTCCTGGAACAGGGCTGATAATAATTTATATAAATATAATATTATCAATCTTCTCTACAGATAAACGGATACGAAAAATTCTAATTTTTACATCTCTGATTATTTCCAGCATTTTTATCTGGGACAAAGCTCTTTTCGGCAGCTTCTCTGATATTACCTATATACAATTCGATGTAGGACAGGGTGATTCGGCACTCATAATCTTTCCGGGAGGGAAAACCATGTTAATTGACGGGGGGAATAAAACTCCGTTTTTTGACAGCGGCAAGAGAATTATCGCCCCGTTTTTATTAAAAAACGGATTTAGAAAAATTGATGCGGTAATTTCAACTAATCCTGATAAGCATTACAGAGGCGGCCTGATATATATTTTAAAGCATTTTTCAATAGGAAGAATTTTTTACACGGGCGCTGATTATAATTCTCCCCTTAATCATGAATTTAATATGATTTTGAAAAATAAAAATATCCCGGGCACAATAATCACTGCACCGGACAGTATTGTCTCTTTTCCCGGAACTAAAATTTACTTTCTCTCTCCGTATTCTCTTTTAAAAAAAGGGACCGCACAAAATATAAACAATACATCACTTATAACGGAAATATGTTTTGGCTTCAAACGCTTTCTCTTTATGAGTGATGCGGAAAGCCCTGCTGAAAAGGTATTGATAGATAAATCTCTCATCTTTAAATCTGATATCTTAAAAGTCGGGCGTCACGGAAGCAAAAATTCCTGTTCGGCTAACTTCCTGAAAAGAATATCCCCTGAAATAGCAGTAATTTCAGCAGGCAGGAAAAATAAATACCGCCATCCTTCTACGCAATGCATATCAAGGCTTAAGAGCAATGCAATTTCCATAATCCGAACTGACTTAAATGGTGCAGTAATTATAAAAACTGACGGAAAGCGCATTTCAGTTCAATGA
- the nhaC gene encoding Na+/H+ antiporter NhaC: MNRQKKEIPLISTLIPVLFLVIALFFSIAIFKQQSHIPLIMATAVAAIVAIAYGYNWNELQRGMVHSITLALNAILILMIIGTMIGTWVKAGIVPSMIFYGLKILSPRYFLTATLLICSIVSLGTGSSWATAGTVGVAFIGIGKGLGIPVQIVAGAIISGAYFGDKMSPLSDTTNLAPAVAGTDIFSHIRHMIFTTTPGYIISIILYTIIGFKFSTNELAYGNIDVMLSTLKGNFVIHPLLLAPPLLVIIMVVKKIPALPALFTGSILGGIIAAFVQSTPLPDIITAAYSGVVSQSGNAMVDELLNRGGLLSMMQTITLVMCALSLGGIMEVTGMLGTLANSMLKRVKRTGGLIATTVFSCIGMNAFASDQYLAIVIPGRMYKDAFRKRGLHPKNLSRCLEDAGTLTSALIPWNTGGAFMHVTLTVSPLAYLPYAFLNLITPLVSIIYGYTGFTITKLKKANSDIEEDDIEL; encoded by the coding sequence ATGAACAGACAGAAAAAAGAAATTCCTCTGATCAGTACACTTATACCTGTACTATTTCTCGTTATAGCGCTTTTCTTTTCAATAGCAATATTCAAACAGCAGTCTCATATTCCCCTTATAATGGCCACTGCTGTTGCCGCAATAGTTGCCATAGCATATGGTTATAACTGGAATGAACTTCAGCGCGGAATGGTGCACAGTATTACCCTTGCACTCAATGCAATATTGATTTTAATGATCATAGGCACAATGATAGGAACTTGGGTAAAAGCGGGAATTGTTCCTTCTATGATATTCTACGGGTTAAAAATATTGTCTCCGAGATACTTTCTGACTGCAACCCTTCTAATCTGTTCTATTGTTTCTCTCGGTACAGGATCATCATGGGCAACTGCAGGAACAGTAGGAGTTGCATTTATAGGTATTGGGAAAGGCCTCGGAATCCCTGTTCAGATTGTTGCAGGAGCAATTATTTCTGGAGCATACTTCGGAGACAAGATGTCCCCTCTTTCAGATACTACAAATCTTGCTCCGGCTGTAGCAGGAACGGATATTTTCAGCCACATACGGCATATGATCTTTACAACAACACCAGGGTACATTATCTCAATTATTTTATACACCATTATCGGATTCAAATTCAGCACAAACGAGCTGGCTTACGGCAACATTGACGTCATGCTCTCTACACTAAAGGGTAATTTTGTCATTCACCCTCTTCTTCTTGCTCCTCCTCTGCTTGTAATAATTATGGTTGTAAAAAAAATACCTGCTCTGCCTGCTCTGTTCACCGGATCAATCCTCGGAGGAATTATTGCCGCATTTGTACAATCTACTCCCCTTCCTGACATAATTACTGCTGCATATTCGGGAGTTGTTTCACAATCCGGCAATGCTATGGTTGATGAACTTTTAAACAGAGGCGGGCTCTTGAGTATGATGCAGACAATCACACTTGTTATGTGTGCGCTGTCTCTCGGCGGTATTATGGAAGTGACAGGTATGCTCGGCACTCTTGCAAATTCAATGTTGAAAAGAGTAAAGCGTACCGGAGGGCTGATAGCTACAACAGTGTTCAGCTGTATAGGAATGAACGCTTTTGCATCTGACCAGTACCTTGCAATTGTAATTCCCGGCAGAATGTATAAAGATGCGTTCAGAAAGAGAGGGCTTCATCCTAAAAACTTATCGCGCTGCCTCGAAGATGCGGGCACTCTCACATCTGCTCTGATTCCATGGAATACAGGCGGAGCATTCATGCATGTAACTCTGACTGTAAGCCCTCTTGCATACCTACCTTATGCTTTTCTGAATTTAATTACTCCACTGGTGTCAATTATCTATGGATATACAGGATTTACCATCACAAAGCTTAAGAAAGCCAACTCTGATATAGAAGAAGATGATATTGAACTTTGA
- the nhaC gene encoding Na+/H+ antiporter NhaC: protein MQDHIRPIPLIVALIPIIFLIMTLVYVIAILRLDAHIPLILSTAVAATIAAIFGMKWIDIRNGIVHGITLAMGSILILMIVGTMIGTWILGGIVPSMIYYGLEILSPKIFLFATLLICSIVSLGTGSSWSTAGTVGVALIGVGKGLGIPVAMVAGAIISGSYFGDKMSPLSDTTNLAPAVAGTDIFTHIRHMVYTTVPAYIIAAVLYLLIGFHLADGQIDAHGIESIKSALGSNYTINPVLLIPPILVIVMVIFKVPPLPALLGGTVLGGIFGMAFQSSTMPQIISAAFQGTTSATGIETVDSLLTRGGLTSMMNTVALIMCALSFGGIMEKTGMLQTMALSLLKRVKRPGSLIATTIFSCISSNIITCDQYMSIVIPGRMYKDAFDAFHLHPKNLSRCLEDSATLSSSLIPWNSGGAYMYATLGVYPLLYLPYAFLNYITPMISIFYGYTGITIEKTDNKADSGVKE, encoded by the coding sequence ATGCAAGATCACATCCGCCCCATACCCCTTATAGTTGCCCTTATCCCTATAATATTTTTAATTATGACCCTTGTTTATGTAATTGCAATATTAAGGCTTGATGCTCACATACCCCTTATTCTTTCTACGGCTGTTGCGGCAACGATTGCAGCAATATTCGGCATGAAATGGATAGATATAAGGAATGGAATAGTGCACGGAATAACCCTTGCAATGGGGTCAATACTTATCCTGATGATTGTCGGTACAATGATCGGGACATGGATTCTCGGAGGAATCGTACCTTCAATGATTTATTACGGCCTTGAGATATTGTCTCCGAAAATTTTCCTTTTCGCAACCCTTCTTATCTGCTCCATCGTATCTCTCGGTACAGGCTCATCATGGTCCACAGCAGGAACTGTGGGCGTTGCTTTAATAGGAGTAGGGAAAGGCCTTGGAATACCTGTCGCAATGGTTGCAGGAGCAATTATTTCCGGTTCATACTTCGGTGATAAAATGTCTCCCCTCTCAGACACTACAAACCTTGCTCCTGCTGTAGCGGGAACTGATATATTTACTCACATAAGGCACATGGTTTACACAACTGTACCTGCCTATATTATTGCTGCTGTCCTGTACCTCTTGATCGGATTTCATCTTGCAGACGGCCAGATTGATGCCCACGGTATTGAATCAATAAAATCCGCACTTGGATCTAATTACACAATTAATCCTGTTCTCCTGATTCCACCCATACTTGTTATTGTTATGGTTATATTTAAAGTCCCGCCTCTCCCCGCTCTTCTCGGAGGTACTGTTTTAGGCGGAATTTTCGGAATGGCATTTCAATCATCAACCATGCCTCAAATAATTTCTGCCGCATTTCAGGGTACTACATCAGCCACAGGCATTGAGACAGTTGACAGCCTGCTTACAAGAGGCGGCCTGACAAGTATGATGAATACAGTCGCTCTGATTATGTGCGCCCTCTCATTTGGCGGAATTATGGAAAAAACAGGTATGCTGCAGACAATGGCTTTGTCTTTGCTGAAACGTGTAAAACGCCCGGGATCTCTGATTGCCACAACAATATTCAGCTGCATAAGTTCAAACATTATTACATGCGACCAGTATATGTCAATTGTTATTCCGGGAAGAATGTACAAAGACGCTTTTGATGCCTTTCATCTCCATCCGAAAAATCTTTCAAGATGTCTTGAAGACTCCGCAACTCTTTCATCATCGCTGATTCCATGGAACTCAGGCGGAGCTTACATGTACGCAACACTCGGAGTTTATCCCCTGCTCTATCTGCCATATGCTTTTCTTAACTATATAACTCCTATGATATCAATATTCTACGGATACACAGGAATTACAATTGAAAAAACAGACAATAAAGCCGATTCCGGAGTAAAAGAATGA
- a CDS encoding bifunctional nuclease family protein: MIVAVKVDRVTLDTSSDRFVVILKDEIYKRWLPIVVGPAEAHAIAVQLEDMVLPRPMTHDLLRNILDSVNASVSQVTVNDLKDNTYYAVLNITHNDNTIIMDARPSDAIALALRTNSPIFVEEEVMKRASISSETDTPELSEEEELKSLNMLLQMAIREERYEDAARYRDAINELREKLDKENNDQQENE, from the coding sequence ATGATAGTGGCTGTTAAAGTTGATCGAGTGACCCTTGACACATCAAGCGATAGATTCGTAGTCATTTTAAAAGATGAAATATACAAAAGATGGCTTCCTATTGTTGTAGGCCCTGCCGAAGCCCATGCAATTGCAGTTCAGTTAGAAGATATGGTGCTGCCCAGGCCCATGACTCACGACCTTCTGAGAAATATTCTTGATTCGGTAAATGCTTCTGTATCTCAGGTTACAGTAAATGACCTTAAAGACAATACATACTATGCTGTACTAAACATAACTCATAATGATAATACTATTATTATGGATGCAAGGCCGAGTGATGCCATTGCACTTGCACTGCGCACAAATTCACCGATTTTTGTTGAAGAAGAAGTAATGAAACGGGCATCCATAAGCAGCGAAACCGATACGCCTGAATTAAGCGAAGAAGAGGAATTAAAATCTTTAAATATGCTGCTGCAAATGGCAATACGTGAAGAACGCTACGAAGATGCCGCGCGGTACAGAGATGCCATAAACGAACTCAGGGAAAAACTGGACAAGGAAAACAACGATCAGCAAGAAAATGAATAA
- a CDS encoding tRNA 2-thiocytidine(32) synthetase TtcA, whose product MKNPSAQYKRIRRLMQKAITGYHMIEAGDCITVGVSGGADSLVLLHMLSDFKLHIYHDFDICAVHIDLGFKGKNHYLTKLQKFCQDSGIDIKIIQTQISKAALDPDAKKNPCFICSMKRREEIYKFAHRNRCNKIAYGHHQDDIIETLLINILYGRKIESMNPVQPVFSGTLEIIRPLALVPETLVKSAAKEIGVPIIPNLCPVDGKTRRQKIKEILSVLQKTEPNANIKRNIFRSMLHVNIDFPEISKDNILKDKQ is encoded by the coding sequence ATGAAAAATCCTTCGGCCCAATATAAAAGAATTCGCAGGCTGATGCAGAAAGCAATAACCGGCTATCATATGATTGAAGCAGGAGACTGCATAACAGTAGGAGTGTCAGGAGGGGCTGACAGCCTTGTACTGCTTCACATGCTTTCAGATTTCAAACTTCATATTTATCATGACTTTGATATCTGTGCCGTACATATCGACCTGGGGTTTAAGGGAAAAAATCATTATCTGACCAAACTTCAAAAATTCTGTCAGGATTCCGGTATTGATATTAAAATTATTCAGACACAGATCAGCAAGGCAGCTCTGGATCCTGATGCAAAAAAAAATCCCTGTTTTATTTGCTCAATGAAGAGAAGGGAAGAAATTTACAAATTTGCACATAGAAACAGATGTAATAAAATTGCTTACGGGCATCATCAGGATGATATAATAGAAACCCTGCTTATAAATATTCTTTACGGAAGAAAAATTGAAAGCATGAACCCTGTCCAGCCTGTGTTCTCCGGAACATTGGAGATTATCCGCCCGCTTGCACTCGTTCCTGAAACCCTTGTAAAATCAGCAGCAAAAGAGATTGGCGTTCCGATAATTCCGAATCTGTGCCCTGTTGACGGAAAAACGAGAAGGCAGAAGATTAAAGAGATATTATCTGTACTTCAAAAAACAGAACCCAATGCAAATATAAAACGAAATATCTTTCGATCTATGCTGCATGTTAATATCGATTTCCCTGAAATCAGCAAAGATAATATTTTAAAGGATAAACAGTAA
- a CDS encoding alkaline phosphatase family protein, which translates to MKVIMIFIDGIGIGRDSAAYNPLSNRDLSIFRCSADRPGIIPENGILIPTDACLGVEGLPQSATGQTTLFTGINASKLLGRHLPGFPNRDLRNLLKEKSIFKQIKKNNRSGTFINTFRPIFFNLSEDQKYRLSVTTVAALAGGLYFYNLDDMRSGRSIYHDFTNIELIQRGFDVPEFSCSEAAEILCRESDKYDFTLYEYFLTDRAGHSRDMSQAEAIMKKLDRFIQNILNISDLSKATLIITSDHGNIEDLSIKTHTRNPALSMVWGEGAEYLRSRIKTLKDFTPAVIKLLEIKN; encoded by the coding sequence ATGAAAGTCATCATGATCTTCATAGACGGCATAGGTATTGGTAGAGATTCGGCAGCCTATAATCCGTTAAGCAACAGGGATCTGAGTATTTTCCGCTGCTCTGCTGACAGGCCTGGTATCATTCCCGAAAACGGTATTTTAATACCAACTGATGCATGTCTCGGAGTTGAGGGGCTGCCCCAAAGTGCAACAGGCCAGACAACCCTTTTTACAGGTATAAACGCTTCAAAACTTCTCGGAAGACACCTCCCGGGTTTTCCAAACAGGGATTTGAGAAATCTTCTGAAGGAAAAATCGATATTTAAACAGATCAAAAAAAATAACAGATCAGGCACATTTATAAATACTTTCAGGCCAATCTTTTTCAATCTGTCAGAAGATCAGAAATACCGCCTTTCAGTTACTACTGTTGCAGCACTTGCAGGAGGGCTCTATTTTTACAACCTAGACGACATGCGTTCCGGCAGGTCTATTTATCATGATTTTACAAACATAGAGCTGATTCAAAGGGGCTTTGATGTACCTGAATTCTCCTGCTCCGAAGCAGCAGAAATTCTGTGCAGAGAATCTGACAAATACGACTTTACACTTTATGAATATTTTTTAACAGACAGAGCAGGGCACAGCAGAGACATGAGTCAGGCAGAGGCTATAATGAAAAAACTTGACCGATTTATACAAAATATACTGAATATCTCAGACCTGTCAAAAGCAACTCTGATTATCACAAGCGATCACGGAAATATTGAGGACCTTTCAATAAAAACTCATACCAGAAATCCTGCTTTATCAATGGTCTGGGGAGAAGGAGCGGAATATCTGAGAAGCCGCATTAAAACACTAAAAGATTTTACACCTGCTGTTATCAAATTGCTTGAGATAAAAAACTAG
- the era gene encoding GTPase Era: MGTNISNGLFRAGYVAFIGKPNVGKSTLLNSLLKQKTAIVSPKPQTTRNRILGILHGDNFQIICLDTPGLIDPATMLQKSLVKTSVRTIKDADLIYVIIDAKRLTPDDEIVFSYTEKSSTPALLVINKTDLVKKEELLPLMAEMNSKGLFKDILPVSALNREGLDVLISATLENLPSGMPFYPPDIISDEPERFFVAEIIREQIFLQFDEEIPYATAVKITEFKERPHRKDFVSAAILVERSSQKGIMIGRQARALKKLGTAARAEIEKFLGRSIFLELHIQVRKGWRKNPAKLKDLGYL; this comes from the coding sequence ATGGGAACTAATATCAGCAATGGGTTATTCCGCGCAGGCTATGTGGCATTTATTGGCAAACCGAATGTAGGTAAATCAACTCTTTTAAACAGCCTGCTTAAGCAGAAAACCGCGATTGTTTCTCCAAAACCGCAAACTACAAGAAACAGAATTCTCGGCATCCTTCACGGCGACAATTTTCAGATTATATGCCTTGACACTCCGGGGCTGATAGATCCTGCGACAATGCTTCAAAAATCTCTTGTTAAAACTTCAGTCAGGACCATAAAGGATGCTGACCTTATCTATGTGATTATAGATGCAAAACGCCTCACACCAGATGATGAGATTGTATTCTCCTATACTGAAAAATCATCAACACCTGCCCTGCTTGTGATAAACAAAACAGACCTTGTAAAAAAAGAAGAGCTTCTGCCTCTTATGGCAGAAATGAATTCAAAGGGCCTTTTTAAAGATATCCTGCCTGTATCAGCTCTTAACAGAGAGGGCCTTGATGTTTTGATATCTGCAACACTTGAGAATCTGCCTTCAGGAATGCCCTTCTACCCTCCAGACATCATCTCTGATGAACCCGAACGTTTTTTTGTTGCTGAAATAATCAGAGAGCAGATCTTTTTACAGTTCGACGAAGAAATCCCGTATGCAACTGCAGTAAAAATTACAGAATTCAAAGAACGCCCGCACAGAAAAGATTTTGTCTCTGCAGCAATACTTGTTGAAAGAAGCTCACAAAAAGGAATTATGATAGGCAGACAGGCAAGGGCATTAAAAAAACTGGGAACAGCAGCCCGTGCAGAAATTGAGAAATTTCTGGGAAGGAGTATTTTCCTTGAGCTTCACATACAGGTCCGAAAAGGGTGGAGAAAAAACCCCGCAAAACTGAAGGATCTCGGATATTTATGA
- a CDS encoding SpoIID/LytB domain-containing protein, producing the protein MKRIISLFILIIIIALAGCSVEPVKVEKPVPVYVKRKEPYIKIGLVQTKNPVIFKIKDYAEITSYDGAFIARGIKGSQWRAEVSVSSPSLFFYLLVAGSMTTYDNAEEMSIRLKKEGIPTFILPVSKRTAFSDNSDSGNRIFRVCLDKKFTNRDKAADFRDKISSKLETFIIKYEDKKTAGKITLTNLKTGQILESFNPINISGSPVTIYNVPVGKGFHWESTENRTYPKRISLQIDSQGRLTIINILPVEEYLKGVLPSEMPDTFPLEALKAQAVAARSEALAKIGHAHPNDPFDLCADVHCQVYSGQTKRSKLSDRAVKETRGLVLWDNHMICDAVYAAVCGGHTEDAKNVWGGTDTEYLRGRYDGPSSLKKDYGSLQNEDNLRRWLTQTPMAFCNSTGNVPASLNYTKKYFRWEKNLSQAELQKSIKNATGRDLGEILDIEVLSRGVSGRIIQMQITGTKGRVLLNRELKIRKALSSTTLWSSCFFVDKTDIINGIPEQFILKGGGFGHGVGMCQTGAAMMALKGASFVQILNHYYSGARLRRFY; encoded by the coding sequence ATGAAAAGAATCATATCTTTATTTATCCTCATTATAATCATCGCCTTAGCAGGGTGTTCAGTAGAACCCGTAAAAGTGGAAAAACCTGTACCTGTTTATGTAAAAAGAAAAGAACCATATATCAAAATAGGCCTTGTTCAGACAAAAAATCCCGTAATATTTAAAATAAAAGATTATGCTGAAATCACCAGCTATGACGGCGCTTTTATTGCCAGGGGAATTAAAGGAAGCCAATGGCGGGCAGAAGTATCTGTTTCATCACCTTCTCTGTTTTTCTATTTGCTTGTTGCAGGATCCATGACTACTTATGATAATGCAGAAGAGATGTCCATCCGACTTAAAAAAGAGGGTATACCAACTTTTATTCTTCCTGTATCAAAAAGAACAGCATTTTCTGATAACTCTGATTCCGGCAATAGAATATTCCGTGTCTGTTTGGACAAAAAATTTACAAACAGGGACAAAGCAGCTGATTTCAGAGACAAAATCAGCAGTAAATTGGAAACTTTTATAATAAAATATGAAGATAAAAAAACAGCAGGTAAAATAACACTTACAAATTTAAAAACAGGGCAGATACTCGAGTCCTTTAACCCTATAAATATTTCAGGCTCCCCTGTAACAATTTATAACGTTCCTGTAGGTAAAGGTTTCCACTGGGAATCAACTGAGAACAGGACCTACCCCAAGCGGATTTCTCTTCAAATCGACAGTCAGGGACGCCTTACAATAATAAACATTCTGCCTGTTGAGGAATACCTCAAGGGAGTACTGCCTTCGGAAATGCCTGACACTTTTCCTCTCGAAGCATTAAAGGCTCAGGCAGTAGCAGCCCGCAGTGAAGCCCTCGCAAAAATAGGTCATGCTCACCCCAACGACCCTTTTGACCTTTGTGCAGATGTACACTGCCAGGTCTACAGCGGGCAGACAAAAAGATCAAAATTAAGCGACCGTGCAGTAAAAGAGACAAGGGGCCTTGTTCTGTGGGACAACCACATGATATGTGATGCTGTGTATGCTGCTGTTTGCGGAGGGCACACAGAAGATGCAAAAAACGTATGGGGAGGGACTGATACCGAATATTTAAGGGGCCGTTATGACGGGCCCTCTTCCCTTAAAAAAGATTACGGCTCTCTTCAGAATGAGGATAATCTGCGCCGCTGGCTGACACAGACACCTATGGCTTTCTGCAACTCTACAGGAAATGTGCCGGCCTCTCTAAATTATACAAAAAAATATTTCAGGTGGGAAAAAAACCTGTCTCAGGCAGAGCTTCAAAAGAGTATTAAAAATGCAACAGGCCGCGACCTCGGTGAGATACTGGATATTGAAGTACTTTCAAGGGGCGTATCAGGCCGTATTATTCAGATGCAGATTACAGGGACAAAAGGAAGAGTTCTACTCAACAGAGAGCTGAAAATAAGAAAAGCACTGTCTTCGACCACACTTTGGAGCTCGTGCTTCTTTGTTGACAAAACAGATATCATTAATGGAATTCCTGAACAGTTCATATTAAAAGGCGGGGGATTCGGCCACGGTGTAGGAATGTGCCAGACAGGAGCTGCAATGATGGCTCTTAAAGGTGCATCTTTTGTACAGATATTAAATCACTACTATTCAGGTGCAAGGCTGAGACGCTTTTATTGA